The DNA region CCTCAACGACCGCGAGACGGACCGCGTGATCACTGCCGGCCTCGAGCGCAACCTGCTCGGCTATTACCTGCAAAGAAGCGAGGAGATGGGGGCGCCGCGCGGCGGGCCGGACGAGTTTTTGCGCTTCTATCTGCTCTCGGCCATCCAGCGGGACTTCAAGGTCGTCGGGCGCTTCTATTATCTCGACCTCGTCAAAGGGAAACCCGCGTACAGGAAATTCATCCCGCCCACGCTGCGCCGGCTCAGGCGCAATCTCGCCCGGCTCCCCGAAACCGAAGCGCTGATTCCGCTTCTCGCCGAGTCGTACGAGGAAATGAGATGAAGGCGATGGTGCTCGCCGCCGGCCTGGGAACCCGCCTGCGGCCGCTGACCGAGACGGTGCCCAAGGCGCTGGTACGGGTCTGGGGCCGGCCGATGATCGAGTATCCGCTGCGGCTGCTCAAGCACTACGGGATCGAAGATATCGTGATCAATCTTCACCACGGCGGGCGGCAGATCCGGGATTACCTCGGTAGCGGCGCGCGGCTCGGGCTCAGGATCAGCTACTCCGAGGAGGAGGAGCTGCTCGACACCGGCGGGGGGTTGCTCAGGGCGAGACCCTTTCTCGAAGCCGGGACCTTCGTGGTGATCAACACCGATACGATCATCGACGTACCGCTCGCCGACGTCTTGCGTTTCCACCGGGAGAAGCGGGCCGCCGCAACGCTCGTCCTGCGGCCGGACCCGGAGGCGGACCGCTACGGATCGATGGATCTGTGCCGCGACGGCCGCATCTGCCGCTTTCTGCGCACGCGCTCGGCGGCCTGCCCTCCGGCGACGCGCGGCGTGATGTTCACCGGGCTCCAGGTCCTGGAGCCGAAAGTCTTCGATTTCATGGAAACCCTGGAAGCCGGACCGAAATTCAGCACGACGGTGCACCTGTACCCTCGCATGCTTGCCGCAGGCGAGCCGCTTTACGGTTATTGTTTTGCGGGCTTCTGGCAGGATCTCGGCGCGATCGAACGTATTCGGGAAGTCGAAAACCGCCTGAGCCGAGGCGAAGTCCGGCTTCATTATCTCTGATCTTCGTCTCCATCTTCCTGCCCGCATCAATTTCGGCGCCGAGATGCCCGAATCCCTGACGCCTGAACCCGGATTCCTTGGCTGAACCGCCACCGCGCGGCGGTATCGGACGGCCGAATGTTTGCTACCCGCCGGGCCGTGTGTTAGCGTGACCGCTTATTGAGCCTTCGATGGCCACACTCGCGCTCTATCTCCCGACGCTCGTCTTCATCTCGCTGGTGGGCGGCTTTCTGCCGCTGGTCCGAGAGCTTCAGCGCACGACTCTGGCTCTGCTCCTGAGCTTCAGCGCCGGGGTCCTGCTCGGGGCCGTCTTCCTCCACATGGTCCCCGAAGCCGGCAGGGTTCTCGGGGAGGACCTCGGGTGGGCGATCCTCGGCGGCTTCCTGCTCATTTTTATCATGGAGCGTTTTGTCTTCGTCCATGCGTGCGAGGAACGGGATTGCGACATCCACCAGATGGGCATCCCGGCTTTCCTCGGCATCTCGCTGCACAGCCTGCTGGATGGAATCGCGCTGGGCGCCGGCCTCATGATCCCTCAACTGGGCCCCGTGGTTCTTCTCGCGGTCATCATCCACAAGATGCCCGACAGCATCTCCATCTCTTCGATTCTGCTCAGCGCCGGCTGGGGCCGCCGGCAGGTCGCTTTCCTCAATCTCCTTTTCTCGCTGACCACGCCGGTGGGCGCCTTGATCGCGTATCTCTTTTTGCGCTCGCTTTCGCCGGAAGCGGTCGCCGTCGCTCTGAGCATTTCGGCGGGAACGTTCCTTGCCATCGCCACCGCGGACATCCTTCCCCAGGTGCACCGCATCGAACAAAGCAACCCGAAGACCCTGATGTTCCTCCTCGGCGGCCTGACCGTGAGCTGGCTGGGGCGGCTCTTCGAGCTTTAGGCAGTGGCTACCGCGGCACGCCGCCGTTCGGCGCGCCGCGCGCTTTGCGATCACGTCGAGGCGTTTCTTCCGTCCGGCCCAGCACAGCCAGAACCTCCTCGAGATCCCGGCGCGCGGCGACGAAGCCGGGGTCGAGCTCCAACGCCTTTCTGAATTCGCCGGCCGCGGCTTCGTACTGCTCCCGAGCGCCGTAGACCAACCCCAGCGCGTGATGGGCTTCCGCAGAATCGTCGAGCAAGATAGCCCGTTGCAAAGCCTGCACGGCCTCATCCATGTGGCCTTGTCTCGCCAGCGCCACGCCGAGATTCAAATGAGCCTCAGCGAGGGAGGGATCGAGCTCGACGGCTCGACGGAGCTCCCGGATGCCGGCCTCGATGTCGCCTCGCTCGATCAGCAGCCAGCCGAGATTTCTTCGTCCCTCGGCGTGGTTCGGATAGAGAGCGACTGCTTTTTCGACATGCTCGAAGGCGAGATTCAGACGGCCCTGAGCCGCGTAGAAATTACCGAGGTTGTAGTGGCCGGTGCCATAGCCGGGGTCCGCCGCGATCGCCTTGCGGGCGGTTTCAATGGCTTCGTCCACGCGGCCTTGTTTGTAGTAAGCGTTGGCGAGATTGTTGTAACCTCCCGGGCCGGGACCGCGGACGCCACGGATCGGCCAGTTCACTGGAACGGCAGCGACGAGGAAAACCGCCAGCGCCGCGCCGAACCGGCGCCACAGCCCCTGCCTCCACAGCGCCGCCGACTCAACCAGGGCCGCTCCCGCGAACAAGGCGAGCACCGGCACCAAAGGATAGCGATAACGGCCGAAAACAAAGAACAGCGCGACGCTCGCGGCCAGGGACAGGGCCACCGCATAGAGCACCGCGAGCCGGCGCCAGTGTCTCAGCGTGAGCCACGCGCCCGCGACGGCCAGCGGGGCTAGCAGTCCGAAGTGACTGAACCAGCCCAGAAAACGAAGCAGCGGCGACCACTGCTGATAAATGTAAAAATCGTCCGAGTCCTCGATCTCCCGTGCATTCCAGACCATGAGCCATTTTCTTCCCAGGAGCCGGAGCCAGTCCAGCGGATGGCCGCGAATGTAATCGACGGCTCGATCAAACCAGTAGTCGGAGACCTCCCCGGCATTCAAATTCCGACCCATCGCCCTTTCAGCCAACCGTACGGCGTCGCGCCCCTCGAGCTGGGGCTCGCCCAGCAATTTCCTGACCGAGCCGTAGGTCCCGTCGGCGGCAGGATTGTTGCCGATGAAGAAATTGGCTCCAAATTGCGAGGTGGTGAGCTTGAATTCTCCCCCCGCGGCGAAATTCCTCAATCCTACCGGCAACAGCACCAGCAACAGTCCCGCCAGAAACAAAGCGCACCAACGCAGCCGCGCGCCGGCCGATGTCGAGGCGAAGAACAGGCCGATCCACGCTGGAACCACGAGCACCAGGATCAGGGCGTTCTCACGCGAAAGCGCGAGCAAGCCGGCAACGGCGCCCATGGTGATCCAGAGATTTCGCCGCTGCTCTTCCATCGAGCGCGCCAGCAGAAACAGAAGGAACGAAAGAAGCAGCAAGTCCAGCACGCTTTTTTCGATG from Candidatus Zixiibacteriota bacterium includes:
- a CDS encoding nucleotidyltransferase family protein; protein product: MKAMVLAAGLGTRLRPLTETVPKALVRVWGRPMIEYPLRLLKHYGIEDIVINLHHGGRQIRDYLGSGARLGLRISYSEEEELLDTGGGLLRARPFLEAGTFVVINTDTIIDVPLADVLRFHREKRAAATLVLRPDPEADRYGSMDLCRDGRICRFLRTRSAACPPATRGVMFTGLQVLEPKVFDFMETLEAGPKFSTTVHLYPRMLAAGEPLYGYCFAGFWQDLGAIERIREVENRLSRGEVRLHYL
- a CDS encoding tetratricopeptide repeat protein, whose translation is MGKEKQRPHPDAVRGLLRAERPDVHALGLRVFKSAAASDRAWCIAVFACALVLRLIYLYQIEAIPLFYHLAGDGLAYDEWARRIAAGDWIGDGVFYQAPLYPYFLGLLQLALGHDLGAIRFVQVLMGALSCAVLFLAGRRLFSRSAAVVAGMLLAIYAPAIFFDALIEKSVLDLLLLSFLLFLLARSMEEQRRNLWITMGAVAGLLALSRENALILVLVVPAWIGLFFASTSAGARLRWCALFLAGLLLVLLPVGLRNFAAGGEFKLTTSQFGANFFIGNNPAADGTYGSVRKLLGEPQLEGRDAVRLAERAMGRNLNAGEVSDYWFDRAVDYIRGHPLDWLRLLGRKWLMVWNAREIEDSDDFYIYQQWSPLLRFLGWFSHFGLLAPLAVAGAWLTLRHWRRLAVLYAVALSLAASVALFFVFGRYRYPLVPVLALFAGAALVESAALWRQGLWRRFGAALAVFLVAAVPVNWPIRGVRGPGPGGYNNLANAYYKQGRVDEAIETARKAIAADPGYGTGHYNLGNFYAAQGRLNLAFEHVEKAVALYPNHAEGRRNLGWLLIERGDIEAGIRELRRAVELDPSLAEAHLNLGVALARQGHMDEAVQALQRAILLDDSAEAHHALGLVYGAREQYEAAAGEFRKALELDPGFVAARRDLEEVLAVLGRTEETPRRDRKARGAPNGGVPR
- a CDS encoding ZIP family metal transporter, translating into MATLALYLPTLVFISLVGGFLPLVRELQRTTLALLLSFSAGVLLGAVFLHMVPEAGRVLGEDLGWAILGGFLLIFIMERFVFVHACEERDCDIHQMGIPAFLGISLHSLLDGIALGAGLMIPQLGPVVLLAVIIHKMPDSISISSILLSAGWGRRQVAFLNLLFSLTTPVGALIAYLFLRSLSPEAVAVALSISAGTFLAIATADILPQVHRIEQSNPKTLMFLLGGLTVSWLGRLFEL